The Hippoglossus hippoglossus isolate fHipHip1 chromosome 21, fHipHip1.pri, whole genome shotgun sequence genomic sequence CATTTTTAGCGGATTGAAGTGCACATTGAATTAAGCTGAGATAACCTTAAGTGACAGCGTTGCATCTCACTGGAGCATTCAGTGCATACACTTACACACTGACCTTGAGGAAACCACTGCCACCATAAGTTTCTCCTGACCCTGAACTTATTCAGTACctgttcctgttgtgtttccctcttttcaACACTTTACCTCCAGCACCAGCTCGGTCATCTGGTGTTGCTTCTGCAGCTCCTTGCTGTCGGGTATGGGTTCGTGGTAGAGCAGGCAAAGCATGCTGTACTTCTTCAAAGCTTTCTTGTAGTTCTTGTCGTTGATGTCCAGGACTCGGTCTTTCCCGTCATACTGCGGGAAGTCCAGGCCCTTTTCGGCCGGGGCCAGAGGAACAAGGCTCAGGCAGGGGAGCAGGAACAACCACAGGTGGAGCATTGTCCGATGTTCCCACACACTCCCGAAAGTCAGAAGTAAGGTTTATAGTTTCACAAGGCAAAACTGGACGACCGGAGAGGTCACCCCCAAGGGGAGAGAAATGCTGCAGAGAGTTTTAGACGTTATAAGAAGTCCGTGAGTTGCATCCCAAGCTGTCCACAGAAATTCCAGTTTCTAAAGCATCTTCAGGAGCCAGCAACTCCTTCTCCTACTACGATCACTCCTTCACGCTTCCTCCCTGCAGAAACAAAGGCAAAGGAGAAGCTCTGTCGGGCCTCTGAGGTATTGGGAAGGGGGGATACCATACATAGCAGCACTCCTCCTAGGACAGGCCCATTTTTAGGAGACCAGTTGTTtgaattctaaaaataaaaaggctggagagaaagagcgaTAGTAGAGGGCAACAGTCAGGGGGTTTAATGGTGAGTTACAGGACTTTCTCTGTCTGAGTGAGATGGAGACGTTAGAGGAGCGAGCCCCGAACATACGGGGGTGAAGGTATATCGAGGAGTTTAACGTTTGAGGACCAAGTGGATGTGAGGTTTGGTGCCGGAGTAGAAAATGGTGGTGTAACTATTTTAAGCGGCAGCTCAGGAGACAATCTGCCAACAGGTGTGTAAAGGACAACTTCTAGAATCTGTGTGTGGTGGACAACTTCTATTGGTTGTTCCGCACATGTGATcttataacatatatatatatatatatatatatatatatatattacatttataactttttttgctttgaactggatgtgatttgttttgctcGTTGAAAACCTTTGTCTGAATTGAATGTACCTAGTTTGTCAACAGGTTTActaattttcataattttcatCTTTCCTCTGCAAACTGACTCAAATATATTCAACTGAAATGTATATCCACACACAGTTTCTACGCTACTGAAAAATCAGCAGCTGCACCTTTATTCTTATCTTCCTCTTAAGTTTTCTCAAATacaatggctcttttgatagagTCTCTCAGTCTCGCTGCCCTCTGCAGGTAGAACTATATATGAGCTGCTGGCTCACATTCACAATACCCAGGACCCTGAACATGAAGCAGCTGAATGAAATCCAGCCATTATTAATTTTACTCTGAATACCTGTTTGTTCTCTACCGCGACATGTCAAAATTTCGTCTGGGAAAATAGCCGATAATCAATAAACTATGAAACGAAAATCGACCGATAAACTACAGTAGGCTATGTCAATTGCACAGCTCAAACTAATTGTGATGCCTGATTTTTTCAATTAAGAGTGCATGAAAACAGTGagagtgttttttgtgtttttctaaatgttgtttGACCCTCAGGACCACCGTAGTTAGAACCACCACCTCTGACCATTCTAACATTGTTTATGTTTTCCTATCCAGTGCCAGAAGGTGGACGCTGctgacttttctctctgtcaagTGAAacaagggaaaaataaaacagtgagtgaggaagagaagtaaaaatagaaatacaatttaaataaagacCAAGCTTGAACATCAACAGTACCAGAATCTTTACAATCTTGCATTTAACAGCAACTGTGACCACTTTCATTTCTATGTTattaataatgttaaaaaaacgtgctgtaaaattaatttaaataaagacatttggATCATGATGTGtcttgttgatgtgttgttctGACCAGGGGTGTTGCAACAGGTTAGGCAAAGTAGCGAATTACCTGGTGCACCCAAGAATGGCTGATTATGTTAGTCGACAGAAACGAAACGGTTTTGTGAGAACCCCCATATGATCGGctataaacaggaaacaatacCATTTTGAGAAACCCCCTAACGAGGCCTCGTGCTCCTAACTTTCTGTCAAAAGCTTTGTAATTTTAGAGGTTCGATTGAAGACTAGAAGgtctaaatgtgtatttattaaGTGCCTTGGATAATGGTTGGGGGgttacttaaaggttcagtgtatggaatttagggacatctagtggtgaacttgcattttgcagctgaatacccctcacctcaccttcccTTTCCAAGAATGAAGGTGAACCTGTGGCAGCcgtcagttgtcataaaaactcaaaaggggctaagtttgtccagtctgggctactgtaaaaaacatggtcgcctctgtagagaggacctgctcctgatgtaaatataaagtatttaaatataaagagctcattctaatgtaaagaaaacaataattcgtACAATTTACATGAAATACTATTGGAAACACCattaggattattttgtattcaatttctgccaatagatccctttcaccgaaatcttacacactggacctttaaactATTACTTTACCTTACTATTATTTATGCGCAGTATGCTGCTTCCTTATAATTTGGATAGTAAAATAATCTGGTTTggtatcatgtgtttctttgtgtgggCGTGGGTTTTGTTTCGATGTAGGGCCCCCCAGGTCCACTTTGCCTGCGGGGCCCTACAATATAATGAAACCCTCCTGTGTCTGACATGGTTGCTGGGAAACAACAGACATAAAAGGTTGGGAGCCATTTTCTTAACGTATTATTGAAAGGAATGAATTACACATAGAGCTAAACCACAAGTTAGATTTACAGAATCAATTAGACTTTATTATTCGATTACAAACTTGACCAGCATATGATACATAAAAGACTTTCTGTATACGTTGACCTGCTGCCTCTATAACTGATGATTCTGGTGGCTTTTTGCAGTGAGTTGAGCATCTACGTGCGTTATCAAACTCCAAAGTTAGTGACCACCCCACCCTGCTGTATCTGAGCCGTCCAGTCCTCCTCGATGTACTGGTGGTACGGGTCATTCGAGTGCTCCCTCCTCTTGGACTTGACTGTGCTCACCAGGATGGCCACAATAATGAAGGCAAACATGCCGATCATCACGGCCAGATACCAGACGACGTCCCTGAAGTTCTCTTCGGCCAGTGTCTTGTCTAAAGCGTTGGCGGCTGCCGTCATGTTATGCCTCCAGTTGTCAAGAAAGTGACCCAGAGCGCCAGTTAAGGAATCCTCCAGGTGAAGGGTCAGGTTGGACCAATCAGAGTCCCTCATCTAGTTggaggaaaacacaggaggGTTGTCTGTAAAGTAAACTGAGTGTATTGTATCCAAATTCTGTTACAACTAAAGATATTAAACTCGTGCAAATTCAGTTCCACAGCGATGCACTAATAagataataaacattatttttatttttattcatttcatttaatacCCACGGTAAAAGCATTTCTTGAAATTAGACCCAATATTACTATGGGTAAACAAATTCATCTCATTGGGTCTTTAAGTCCCTGGAAACTTGGTTTCGCATTGTATTTCTTTACAACATAAAAAAGTCATAGCTAAATAAGTAGCAGTCACGCAGAAAAGCATCCTTTAGAgtttcttatttattatttattaagagTTTAacattgtatataaatatatatatatatttgttttgtttcatcagaAGTTGTGGGTGGGGTTACATCAAATTTGATAAACAGTGGCCTGGCAAcatgagcaaaaaaaacaacaatagtgATTCAATGGTTCATATAAAAGATGCTAAATTGTAACGAATGCAGTGATTTACAGCAAAATCCCAATTTAAACCATTTAGAAAAGCTCAGAAAAATAAGCACATGCAGATATTCCTCAAATGGAATAAACAAATGTTCCCCATACATATTGCACAACATCATTCACTGTAAGAAACTGGTTCAGAAAACAGGTTGTTAGGGCCGTTAATTGTCTTGTAATTTAACAACAACCCTTCAAAAGTGGGTCATATAGGTCTGAATACAGATGCTGTATGATTGTCAGAACTGTGATATGTACGATatgcacaatattaaaataacacGCAACATGTAGTAGAAGTCCCAAAAAGCCATTATCACTCTCCAGATTGATTTCATTACCATTATCATCAACTATCATCAACCtatgtgattttatttgtgttctgtCCACCCACTCACCCTCATTCAAGCACAATTCGACAGCCGACCACGTGAGAACAAGAGAAAGCTGCTCATGTCGCAAGAACACATTGAGAAAATCGAGATACACACtatattgtttttcatctgtctcATACTGCACCAACCTGCTGCCAGGATGTGAGAGGCCGCATGGTGAAATCTGTCAGGAGGTCAGGGAATGCCGCAGTgagaaaagaccaaaacacaGCAAGACTCAAAGTCAGTGTAGCTCACTGCTTCACAGGCCCACACTGCTCATGTGctgtttacttttctttatcttttctgCTGGGATTTGACTTTCTGCGTGCGTAAGGGAGGGAAGGATACTGCGTCATGACCTTCAAAATGCTGATATCACCTCCAGTTGGCAAAAATAAATGGTGAGACCTgattataacacacacacacacacacaccacacacacacacacacacacacacacacacacacacacacacacacacacatgcacaaacaatgAATACATTAACTCCCAAATGGCAGCAACAAAGTATTAATCGATGAggcttatatttatattcacctGTAATTCCTCATCTTCCCACTCGGGGGAAGCACAACCCAAGACAACATTAACTGCTTTATAATAATTTTACTGTAGCTCTCCCTATAGGTGGCAGTATAATGCTACACATTGTTGGATCATATTGACAtgcacttacatttttttttgtaaatatgtcggataattatttatttattaacaatgTATTGAttctgtattaaaaataaagaaagaaaatgtctgctgtttggCGAAGTGATGAGTACAAACGGGGTCTTAATTTAAAGGAATTTGGTATCACTGTCCGCACCCTGGAGTCAGTACACGTCCATTGTCTTTGTTCAAGGACAGTTCAGCGAGGTATCTGTTCGCTGACAAGAATGTTTGAAACTGGATCTTGTGTTTGAAAGAGGGAAGTTTCTGCCCTTCAGAGCTAAACTGCTGGGGTGGATTACTACGGTGGCTCTGAGGGTCAAAACACATCAATGTTTcagaaaacagaacaacactTCACAAAACACTGGGACActtgttgttgagatatttgaaatgttgttgtgttttctcatatGTTGTGCTTTACCAGGTTTTGTGAAATGATATTTTGTGTGaaattttgttgtgttttgtgaaatgttttgttttgggaCCCTCGGGGGGCCACCTTGGCATTACTTTCACTACCTCTGACCATTCCAAGATCATTTATGTTTTGCTCTCCAGTGCCAGCGGGTGGACGCCAGAGTGACTTTTTCCTCTGTAAAgtgaaacaagagaaaaatggATCAGATAAGTACAAAGAAAGCAGACACAAAGGGGctgatacacacaaacagacacacacagaaaaacagagctgaaaaaTGAGCTGCAAAGAGGTAAAATTCCACAGCctgagaaaaaaagacacaggtggaaaagagggggaaataaCAGCTACATTATTGTCTGGTATTTAAAGAATATGCAAAAATCTACAGCTTCAGTCTTCATGCACAATCTACAAATTAGTGTAGATCATCTACAACTGGGATTTCCATATGCAAATACAGTAAAGGTAAATTGAACAGTAAATCAAAGTGTATACTGGTCTTTTCCGATGACCCTGGATGTATATTCGCCTCCGTTACTCTCACTCTCTGGTCAGTTTTCAGCATCTGCACATCCTGGTATTATGGCAACTCAGTAGTCTGAtgtttcacaattttttttttttcaaaaatcagGAATTTGGCCACTGGCTCAGACCGATGAAAGAACGTTTCAACACAAAGTGTGTTGAAAGAACCGACAGCGAGGGAGGATGTCATCTGACACTTTGCACAATAAACCGAAACAGCTTTGCTTTAAATTTCCTATATTATTTATGACTTAGAATTACATCAAGTTACAGCAGAACCATTATTCAGCAGCATATTTCTAAAACTGCTTAATGAGGCACTTTTTTAAGGGTTTATACGTTGTAAATAACTGTTTATTAAGAAATTGCTAGGTTTAATCAATTGGCAGGTGTTTATACAACTAAATAAGTCAGTCTGCTCCTGTTAAGACtgttaataaatcattaataatGGCTTTTAATTTACTAAATATATGTTCTTACTAAACAAATAAAGGACCAAACTCAAAGACCAAACATTTACAACCTGGAACCCGAAGGTTGCTCCTATTTCTGCTGTTattatccctttttttttttcttatattcCGTGCAATAACTTCCCAAAATGGGAAATGTTCgcattaaatgcacatcacactTTTATCTGATCATGGCACCTGTTAATCTCTTTATCTTAGAGATTGGATGTCGAACTGGAAACGTCTCTATTCAATTGGCAGATGATGTAATTTGTGTATTCAACAGAGTAGGCCAAATGAAAATTGAGAACACTGACACATTCATAAATAGAGGAGGAGTGGATTGTACAAAGGCTCATTTAAGTCCAATTGATGTAATTGACCACTAACAGTAAATGGTGCAAACAGAAAAGGCTCTGTTGTTTCAATGTGTCAGAGCAGCTGATGATGCTGCTGAGAAAACTCCTCCGCCTCAATGCGTGAACATTAAATCTTAGTCAGgaggtgtggtggtggtggtaggagctgcagcagtaaatATTGATAGCATGAGCGTAACCAACAGAGTAGTAAGTGTAAAACGTACATCCTGCGCATCTGCACGAAAACTATTGGATGTTACTGGCCACATAGCTGTTAATGAGCCAATtattgttaaagggatagttcacccaaaatgaacattcacacattatctactcaccactgtgccaatggaggggtgggtgaagtgtttgagtccgcaaaacacatttggagtttcaggggtaaacagcattgcagccaaattcaaAACATTTGAAGTAACTGGGCGACaacttcttcaaacataaaagaacaacagaaaaaaaaaatgctgccatactgctcctgtggtgtcatccaagtgtccacaagccaCTGCAGCTATTGcgagacatttaggctaaaaacatggtataAAAGACGCCATTTtgagttaaatataaatgtcggggcttgtggacacttggaagacaccacaggagcagtatggaggcattttcaggttattttctgttgatacgtttgaagaagtggtcgcccagttacttcaattgttttgaaattggctgcaaagctgtttaccgatgaaactccaaaagtgttttgcgGACTCAAacaccctccatcggcacagtggtgagtagatgatgagtgaattttcattttggggtgaactatccctttaagcacaTCGCAACCCGCTGATCCTAACCAGCCAGTATGGTGCCCTGCCTGAAGTAACAACATGCCATTTGATGCAAATAATTAAAACGCTAACGACAGCGAGGCAGTGACTGCGGTAACCACAGGCCGTGTGACTTCATCAACGGAAAACCCCAAGGCCAGAGTGACATAATGCAAAAGAGAGGGACAGTGAACCATAAACCCCCCGCTGGGCTTGAATGTTAcataaaatctgaaatacagattcacacactcacaaagacacatgaaaacCACATACCGTGCCCACTTATTAATGCGCACGTGCAGGAACACGTACCAAACACGTTCTGTCAGCCCACCTCATGTTTGTGTTCGTATTTGATATTTAGAGGCAAACTCCCGGTTGTGCCTTTCATGAAGAGTTGATACAAACCACTGTTCTGAGTCAGAGGAGCCAGTGCACACCATTACATAAACAATTACAACTTTGAtgaaattgtgatttatgaatatgggctatacaaatcaaatttgatcgattgattgatgattTGTCAGTTGGTTGGACACAACAGTCACGCACCTGGCCGTGTAAATCCAGGTTTTCATGTGAGAACGACAGTTATGTCTTCCAGGGAATAACTTTTAGCACAACCATACTTTACAAATGATTCATCTATACTTTTAATGCAAATGCAATGATCCCCTTGCTTGGGATTCCTCCATATCTTTCCcttctgttttaatttgatttgaggCAACAGCACAGCAGTACTTTTCCACACATGCAGTTCAGTCTCCTTGCCCCTGTTACACCACACCCTCTTCCCAGAGCAGATGATGATCACTCCTGTTATCTCACTGATCTGCTGTGGAGGTAAATAACAAGAGCAACGATTCAGATTCAGACCTAAATGACAAACCACGACAAATCTGTTGCACATGTTCAAAACATAAACTGCAAAAGAGTTCATCAGAGTTTCTCAGAGCTAACTCATTTGATGCTTAGCGCACAATTCTTTTCCCCAATGCTCTTCCTCTGCAAATATCTCATCCATTGCTAAAGGGACAAAACATGGAGCTACAACTAAGTAGATAGTTAACAGCgaagaaggttatgttttcacctcagcTTGTCCGTTGTTTGTTTCTATGagcaagattaaacaaaaagtactggatggattaccgcaaaacttggtggaaggatgcgttATGGGTGCGGATCTGAATCACTTTCTTTGAATTTGCAAAAAATGGTGGAAGGAGAGCGAAGTCCAGGTCCTGTAGGGGGTTACCTGAGAAACGTTACACGCTCAACTTTCCACCTGAGCcgtctctgcctccctctctcctgtctaAAACTTTTCCATCCCATTTCCAACCAGTTTTGTGGAAACTGCCAGAGTTCGTAGTCCCATTTTATTACAGGGACGTAATAACATGTGAGAGGAGCGATAAGGATTGTTTTTGTCCACTTCCATTATGGCCTACAAGAATGACAGCTCTTGattattctgctctttttctctctcaatcATTATCAATAACTGTGTCCTTATCAGCAAACTCACTATCAGCAGTTTACAGCACCGCCGTGAGCAGTGTCGATATGTCACTAGTCAAGAATGTTGTTGTCAACGGTGAGTCTGACCCAGAAAGACAGGAAAAGGCCTCAGTGGTTTATGCCTCATTGATTCACATTCACCATGTTGCAGCCCTAGACACTATTCTTCCTGCTGTTATTCCTAAAAGAGGTAAATATTTCCTTTTGCCATTGAAGCGCTATTTCATGGATTAATGCAAGATTCCCAAGCATGCCGCCATAGTTTAGTCAGGGCTGTGCATGGGGAATGACAGGAATGCATTGACTATGTGTTTGCTGTATATTTGAAAGGTCACATCGCATTCCCTTCATGGCTGCTTCCGTTGTCACCCCAATAAGCATGAACATCGgtgatgtttttaaactttCGGAGTGGGTGAATAACCAATGGACCTTTGGCTAGACTCAGAAAATACCAAAATGTTATtggacacaaacagaaacaaacagaaaagtagGTATATAAACATTTTTGCTTAAACATGCTAGTAACAGAAATAACAAGCTCATAGTAGATGAAATCCACCATCATTCATCCATTTCCTTTCAGTTGTAATATGATCTTGAAAACTGTGATACAATAAGTACGATAATGTatagaaatacacacattcaaacactaTTTTTTTTAGTAATACTCACTCAATAATATCATATTTCCTCTCTAATGATTTTCCTAGATGCATAGTGTTGAGGTTGGGGAAAGTTTTATAAGAAATTATCTGCACATCCTTTACATACAAGACATTGGCAGCCATATGTGTACAAATGCCAAACTATGCAGGTCACACTTTTAAATCAGGCCTCATGGACAAGCTcctatatttttaaatatactatCATAAAATCCCCTGTAGATGGAGGTTTGGTCTCTGTTATACACG encodes the following:
- the LOC117754875 gene encoding potassium voltage-gated channel subfamily E member 2-like, whose translation is MRPLTSWQQMRDSDWSNLTLHLEDSLTGALGHFLDNWRHNMTAAANALDKTLAEENFRDVVWYLAVMIGMFAFIIVAILVSTVKSKRREHSNDPYHQYIEEDWTAQIQQGGVVTNFGV